A stretch of the Macaca mulatta isolate MMU2019108-1 chromosome 14, T2T-MMU8v2.0, whole genome shotgun sequence genome encodes the following:
- the LOC100428443 gene encoding LOW QUALITY PROTEIN: olfactory receptor 6B9-like (The sequence of the model RefSeq protein was modified relative to this genomic sequence to represent the inferred CDS: inserted 3 bases in 2 codons; deleted 1 base in 1 codon) yields the protein MLWLNITLVTEFILMGFPAAPWLQVLLFFLFFVVYLLVVVENLVIMLTVWVTSSLHKPMYYFLSSMSFLEVWYVSFTVPKMLDGFLXQRRCISFTGCMTQLYFFILLACTEHILLAAMAYDRYMATCHPLRYSVIMTTGYCGQLVAFSYMSGFMVSVIKVYFISHVAFCGSNVMNHFFCDISPILKLTCKDMSTAELVDFALAVAILVFPLITTVLSYIYIVSTILHIPSIQGRKKAFSTCASHLTVVIICYTAMIFMYVQPRAIASFNSNKLISAXYAVLTPMLNPFIYCLRNQEVKNAIKKTLRGG from the exons ATGCTGTGGCTAAACATTACTCTGGTCACTGAGTTCATCCTGATGGGCTTTCCCGCTGCC CCATGGCTGCAGGTcctgctcttcttcctcttctttgtgGTCTACCTGTTAGTGGTGGTAGAGAATCTTGTCATCATGCTCACTGTTTGGGTCACTAGCTCCCTCCATAAGCCAATGTACTATTTCCTGAGTAGCATGTCCTTTCTGGAGGTCTGGTATGTCTCTTTCACAGTCCCCAAGATGCTGGACGGATTCC CTCAGAGACGGTGCATCTCCTTCACAGGTTGCATGACCCAGCTCTACTTCTTTATCTTGCTTGCTTGCACAGAGCATATACTCCTGGCGGCCATGGCCTATGACCGCTACATGGCCACTTGCCACCCTCTTCGATACTCAGTCATCATGACCACAGGTTATTGTGGGCAGCTGGTGGCTTTCTCTTACAtgagtgggttcatggtctctgTCATCAAGGTCTATTTCATTTCACATGTTGCTTTCTGTGGCTCCAATGTTATGAACCACTTTTTCTGTGATATCTCACCAATCCTCAAACTGACATGTAAAGACATGTCCACAGCTGAGCTAGTGGACTTTGCTTTGGCTGTTGCCATTCTTGTGTTCCCTCTCATTACCACTGTCCTCTCCTATATCTACATTGTCTCCACCATTCTGCATATACCCTCCATCCAGGGAAGGAAGAAGGCCTTCTCCACCTGTGCATCTCACCTCACTGTAGtcataatttgttacacagccatGATTTTCATGTATGTTCAGCCCAGAGCTATTGCATCATTTAATTCCAACAAACTGATCTCAGC GTATGCAGTCCTCACACCCATGCTAAATCCATTCATCTACTGCCTAAGGAACCAGGAAGTCAAAAATGCTATCAAAAAGACCTTGAGGGGTGGCTAA